A stretch of the Pristis pectinata isolate sPriPec2 chromosome 7, sPriPec2.1.pri, whole genome shotgun sequence genome encodes the following:
- the gcnt3 gene encoding beta-1,3-galactosyl-O-glycosyl-glycoprotein beta-1,6-N-acetylglucosaminyltransferase: MSKFDLVAGLKMLRTKLGRLKCCHLRYRHSRWIMTGIASLVVLLLLISHDRASVNQFKNLELVEEDPRFYVNCTKVISGDEEAIKLAKLQTISKAFKNRPVLSEEDYINLTKHCDNFIKLQKYITFPLSKEEEEFPIAYSIVIHHRIDMFERLLRSIYTPQNLYCIHVDQKSPKIFQDAVQSIVSCFDNVFLTSQFETVIYASWSRVQADLNCMKDLLGKNSRWKYLINLCGKDFPIKTNLEMVELLKVLKGTNSLETEKTAPHKEMRWKIQHIIENGKLKNTGTKKEAPPIDTPMFSGSAYFVLTRDFVEYLWKSSKIQKFIEWERDTYSPDEHMWATLQRMPDVPGSVPVSEKFDVSDMNAIARLVKWSYLEGDISKGAPYPPCTGTHVRAVCVYGAGDLKWMLQQHHLFANKFDTEVDGVAIQCLEEHLRHKAISNLLNYA; this comes from the coding sequence ATGAGCAAGTTTGATCTCGTAGCTGGACTAAAAATGTTGCGCACAAAACTCGGTCGTCTCAAGTGCTGTCATCTCAGGTACAGGCATTCCAGGTGGATTATGACAGGAATCGCCTCTTTGGTGGTATTGTTGCTTCTTATAAGCCATGACAGAGCTTCTGTAAACCAATTCAAAAACTTGGAACTCGTTGAAGAGGACCCCAGATTTTATGTAAACTGTACAAAGGTTATCAGTGGAGATGAAGAAGCAATAAAGTTAGCTAAACTTCAAACAAtatcaaaagcatttaaaaatcgACCTGTGCTGAGTGAGGAAGATTATATAAACTTGACCAAACACTGTGACAACTTCATTAAGTTACAAAAGTACATCACATTTCCACTTAGTAAAGAGGAAGAAGAATTTCCAATAGCATACTCAATAGTAATCCATCATAGAATTGACATGTTTGAAAGACTTTTACGGTCCATATATACACCTCAGAATCTTTACTGTATTCATGTGGACCAAAAATCACCTAAGATCTTCCAAGATGCAGTTCAGAGCATTGTTTCTTGTTTTGATAATGTATTTCTTACCAGCCAGTTTGAGACTGTAATTTATGCATCCTGGAGTAGAGTTCAGGCTGACTTAAACTGTATGAAGGATCTCCTAGGAAAGAATTCAAGATGGAAATACTTGATTAATCTCTGTGGCAAGGATTTCCCCATAAAAACCAATCTGGAAATGGTGGAACTGCTCAAAGTCTTAAAAGGAACAAACAGCCTAGAAACAGAAAAGACTGCACCCCATAAAGAAATGAGATGGAAAATACAACATATTATagagaatggaaaattaaaaaataCAGGAACTAAGAAAGAAGCTCCTCCAATTGACACACCAATGTTTTCAGGAAGTGCCTACTTTGTTCTTACTAGAGATTTTGTAGAATATTTATGGAAAAGCTCTAAAATACAGAAGTTTATTGAATGGGAAAGGGACACTTACAGTCCTGATGAACACATGTGGGCAACCCTCCAAAGAATGCCTGATGTCCCTGGGTCAGTCCCTGTCAGTGAGAAATTTGATGTCTCTGATATGAATGCTATAGCAAGGCTGGTAAAATGGAGCTACCTAGAAGGTGATATTTCCAAAGGAGCACCTTATCCACCCTGCACTGGTACACATGTCCGTGCAGTGTGTGTATATGGAGCAGGAGATCTGAAGTGGATGCTACAGCAGCATCACCTGTTTGCCAATAAGTTTGATACAGAAGTTGATGGTGTAGCAATTCAATGCTTAGAGGAGCATCTAAGACATAAAGCTATTTCCAATCttttaaattatgcataa